A single window of Sander lucioperca isolate FBNREF2018 chromosome 22, SLUC_FBN_1.2, whole genome shotgun sequence DNA harbors:
- the LOC116044235 gene encoding ankyrin repeat domain-containing protein 61, with amino-acid sequence MDEDLGRIEDMSKKYGSNFLIEIQGAPGDVFWMGLATLPLHLAASYRRVKSMQSLLPTGADPELRDQLGRTTLHLVIAGWPRILTNWPKPGSKFQTAVIGVCRQAEACLRLLCEHGVNVNAEVEGSHQTALHLSVRYVALSAVHILASYGADVNAVDSTGMTPLHMAAGILHKDIIASLIKEGADINMGVKHSGNTPLHLAAVAMAMKTTQTPGDDISCISELLEHGAEVNAVNKAGLTPLQEACSMGNKELVELLLRYGANINKLTKAGESCLFLFLNHRPNVRNSSLLLKLLSLTSLLTVYNHNGHLPSTLTLPCFFKQRDQLLNLTQQPRRLQDICKSGIYLKHVHDKREELRKILPEKLYDFVFNYWETKISFVTDVDQDSFNDFFNITSS; translated from the exons AGGGTGCACCTGGGGACGTTTTCTGGATG GGTCTTGCTACACTTCCCCTTCATCTGGCTGCCTCTTACAGGAGAGTAAAGAGCATGCAGAGTCTGCTGCCAACAGGGGCAGACCCTGAACTGAG GGACCAGCTCGGTCGAACCACTCTGCACTTGGTGATAGCCGGTTGGCCGAGAATCCTGACTAATTGGCCAAAACCAGGCTCCAAGTTCCAGACTGCTGTAATCGGTGTGTGTAGGCAGGCAGAGGCCTGTCTACGGCTCCTCTGTGAGCACGGTGTTAACGTCaatgcagag GTGGAGGGGAGTCACCAGACAGCTCTCCACCTGTCAGTACGCTACGTAGCTCTGTCTGCTGTCCACATTCTGGCCAGCTATGGTGCTGATGTTAATGCTGTGGACAGCACTGGGATGACTCCCCTGCACATGGCCGCTGGGATCCTCCATAAGGACATTATAGCCAGCTTGATCAAGGAGGGAGCAGATATAAACATG GGGGTCAAGCATTCTGGCAACACTCCTCTGCACCTAGCTGCTGTGGCAATGGCTATGAAGACCACTCAAACCCCAGGGGACGACATTAGCTGCATCTCTGAGCTGCTTGAGCATGGGGCCGAGGTCAACGCGGTGAACAAAGCTGGGTTGACACCTTTACAGGAGGCGTGCAGCATGGGCAACAAGGAGCTGGTGGAGCTGCTGCTCAGGTATGGAGCCAATATCAATAAGCTGACTAAAGCAGGGGAGAGCTGTCTGTTCCTGTTCCTGAACCACAGGCCTAACGTAAGGAACAGCTCTCTGCTGCTGAAACTCCTCAGCCTCACCTCCCTGCTCACGGTCTACAACCACAACGGCCACCTGCCCTCCACCTTGACACTACCATGTTTCTTCAAACAGAGAGACCAGCTACTAAATCTCACTCAGCAGCCAAGGAGGCTTCAGGATATTTGCAAGAGTGGCATTTATCTAAAACATGTGCATGACAAGAGAGAAGAGTTGCGAAAGATCCTGCCTGAGAAGCTATATGACTTTGTATTCAACTACTGGGAAACAAAGATTTCCTTTGTGACAGATGTTGACCAGGActcttttaatgacttttttaatattaCTTCTAGTTGA